GTAAAATCAGTCAATCTGTGAGAGGACAGCTTATTAATAATTAAAAATTACGTGAATTAATCTTCTCGGTTTTGGGTTATAGACTTTGATAGTGCTATATCAATTTACAGGTTTCAGAATTTAATAGGTGAGTTTGGGTGTGAAAGTTGCCCAAGGATTAAGACATAGATGTTTTAACTCACATAAACTATTAATATGATGAAATCACATGTTTACACACTCAGGATATTGTGCCTGGCACTGGCTGTAGCAATAGCCGGCTGCTCAGAGGAAGACGACCCATCTGCCGACCCCGGAGAGGAAGAAATAGTTGATCCGCCTACGCCCTCTTTAACTTTTGCGACCCCCTCAGACTCAACAGGGATTGCATTTGAAGTAGTTGGTAACCCCGTAGTTGACGGAACAAAGTATACCTTTAACACCACTGATGAAGATAATGGTTGTGGAATGCCTGGTGGGGATTATATCAAACTGGATACACTCGACCCCATTTGGGATAAAGGTTTTGCCGTAGCAGCCTGGGTAGAATTTCAGGAAGAAGAACGTTACTACGAAAGAATTGTCGATTTTGGTAACGGATGGGGCGAAAACGGTGGAATGAATATTACACTGTCACGCCTGGCACGTTCTGCCGATCTGGTTTTAACCAGTTGGATAGACACTGACTCTTTAACTAATCGCGAAAAAGGAAGACTTATCGCGCGTGACGCAATAGTCAATGGTGAGACTTTGTTTTATGCAGCTACAGTTAGTCCTACGGGAGAAATGAAGATATATGTAAATGGGGAATTGGCGGCTGAAAAGGCTGATGGGCATCCGGTTGCCAATGTTGTACGAAATGAGAATTTCATTGGACACTCTAATTGGTGTCAGGAAGATTATGACTTTAAGGGAACAATTGATGGAATGTACATATACAACAGGGCAATAACTCCGAAAGAAGTTAGGGCTCTATATGACCTTCGAGCTGGCTCAGATCAGGCTAAATAGCAAAAAATTGTCTTAAGAATACGGCCATTTCTGTTTCCAGGAAATGGCCGTATTTTTAAAACTACGAAACCCTAAAAGAAAAAGCTGAGACTTGCCTTTGCAAATAGTGGGCTTCCAGGGGTAAAATGTATTTCCGATACAGGGGCAGTTTCATTAAACAGGCGTGATTCTGTATCAAACTGTGCCTCTTTCCACTCACTATCCAGGACATTTACTATGGAAAACCCCACCTCATATCTTGGACGAGTATAATTTAAGGTAGCATCCAAAAGAAAATACCCTTCCGCCTTGATGCTGTTATCTTCGTTGGCTGGTCTGTCATCCATATACCTGTATCGCAGGCTTCCGTTAATTCCATTTTTCATGTTAAAGCTTACACCTCCAATGCTCGTGAAAGTCGGAGCCAGTGGGATATGATTGGCCTCTTCCGGTTCATTAACCGCTTCCGGATCAGTGAAATTCAAATCCGCATCAAGGTAAAGCCATTGTAATAGTTGATATCTGAAGGATAAGTCCAGTCCCCTTCGCCTGGTTTCTCCGCTAGGTTCTACTATGCCCTCATCACCTACATATACAAATTCCTGATCAAGATTGAGTTGCCATATGGCTGCATTGATTGACAGATTAGGCACAGGCTTGTAAATGCCTCCAAAGTCGAAACCATAGGCTTTTGGTAATACGTCCTTTCCACTTTGTGCTACCACTACCCTGGTATCATTAGAGTGAAAGCCAATACCTGCTTTGGCAAAAAGACCAATTTTAGGTGTTAGCTTATATGTTGCACTAAACTTTGGAGAGAATACACCTTCGCTCTCACCTTGCCTTTCATAAGTGCTGGCCAATGCATCTACATAATTGAATATGAAATGATCATAACGTAAGCTTCCGTTAATGGAAAACACGGGGGTAATATCGAGGGTTTCACTAACGTAGGCGTATACATTAGTCTCATCAATATCTCCTTTGGCCAGATCATCCAGTACCTCCCTGCGGTTTAGGGTATGAGATAGTCGGATGTCATTAACATCATCATACCTGAACCCTGCACCCGCCTTAGATGTAAGGTTACGGTTTCCCAGAAATCCCTCCTTGGTATATGTGCCGGCATACCCGTAAATATTTCTGTTTTCCGATTGTGTGATCTGGTCTCCGTTTACGGGGTCATTGAGGAAGAAAGTAAAATTGGAAACCAACATAAAATCGTAGCTGGAAAAGAAAACCTGGTGTTCAAGGTTTGCATCATTACCGAGATCGAGATTATATCTTATGTTCAGGTTTGTACGGCTGGTTTCCCCACCTTCTGTATCATCAATAGCTCCGAACCGACCTATTTGTCCACTTTCTACTGCTCTTACAGGTATCTGACCAGAGGCATCCCACTTACTTGTAAATCGAGAGGCTGATATTGAAAGTAATCTTTTGTTATCAAAATATCCGGTGTATTTACCCATAATGTTGATGCGCGAAAAATTTTGAGGACTTTCAAAATACCCATCGGTAAGATATAGCTCAGAAGCGAGATACAGGTTTTCACGGTTCCCATTTTTCTGTTTGTTATACAGATCGATGAGACCCACACTCCTTAAGGTGCCGTATTGTCCACCTTCCAGTTTAATCATGCTGCTATCGAGCCTGTCCCTGGTACTGAATGCTGCATATCCTGCTGTGGTAAAGTTACCCTGATCTGCGTAGTAAGGCCCCTTGTTGAAGTTTACGCGTTCAATGGTTTCTGGTATGACAAAATGCAGGTCAGAATAGCCTTGTCCATGGGCGTGCGATACCATATTTACAGGCATCCCGTCTACCGTCAGGTTGATATCTGTACCATGGTCAATATCAAATCCACGTAAAAATATCTGCTCCGCCTTGCCACCACCTGCGTGTTGGGCAATAAAAAGGCCAGGAACAAGCCTTAGTACGTCCTGAGAACTTTCCGTGGGACGCAGCTTTATGTCATAGGCAGATATGGAACTGAGATTTTTGACTTCTTCAGAAGTAATAACCACATCGGCCAGCTCAATATTTCCTTGTTGTAGATAAAAGTCCAGGTTTAGTTCTTTGTCTGTTATTTCTATTTCCTTCTGTTGACTTTTATAACCGATATAGGACACAGACACTGTAAAAGTACCAGCCGGCAATTTTAGTTTAAAGTTTCCGAAGGCATCAGCTGAGGCACCAGCTCCGTTACCAACTAATATATTGGCTCCGGGTAATGGCTCACCCTGATGGTTATATATTTGCCCGCTAAATATTTGCTGGGCATAAAGATTCTGGCAATAGCAAAGCACAGCTACCAGAATTAGTAGTTTGATTTTTGTCATAATTTATATTTAAAGCATTAATAATCAGGCAGTAAAGTGCTAATCTTGTCTATACAAGCTTTGAATTGCCCTTTGAAGCATTAGTATTTGCTCTTTGTGATTTATGACAGAATGGGAGGAGGGGTAGGAGGAACGAGTTTGTGCGTTTTTGAAATGTCCTGAACATAGCCCGAGAAGGAGACATCAGTGCCGGAATTTGTAAATATCCATACACCATTTTCGGTTACGTAGTTGAGCAGGAATATAATTTTTAATGGAGAGTGAACAGGGGAATCATTGTTCTCAATATCTTTTAACTTTTCGAAAGCTTTACTATGATCTTCAACGTGGTGGTGATGATGATCATGAGTGTGATGATGTATGATATTAGGGATCTGGTGTAAAGTGTCATGCACAATAGTGAATATACCATATCCCATAAAGGAACCTGAGTAAAATAAGAAAAGTGGTATGGCAATAATGTTTCTCAAGGAATAAGACTATCTTTTACTCATGGGGCTGCATTTGCAATTTTAGTGTACTTGGTGCCAAGTTCAAAGTTTGTACAGGTGCAACTTGCTAAATATTTTATGCTTTTAACGATACTGTAATATCAAATACATACTAATAACAGCTTTATGGTTAGAAATTGCACCCCTCTATATTTAATTTATGCTTTGGAATAGGGGCAGCAGCACTTTTTAATGGTCAGCCGAATGATTGACTGGGCTATGGTGTTTGAGGTATCAGGAAATTTGATTGATATATCGATTTTTTTGGTGATATACTCATTTACAGATCAGTGCTTTTAATGATGATTTTTGTAAATTAATATAGTATAAAGCCTTATTTTAATAACTTTACTATCCGCCAATTTTTTTTAATAGCATATGAATAAGCATGTTTATTTACTCTTTACGGTATTATTTTGTCTTACTATAGCCACTACTTTGGCTCAGGGAGACGAAGCTCTTGAAAAAGCATATGTCAGAGCTAATGAAAAGCTTGAAAAAGGAGATTTTCGAAGCGCTATACTGGATTATTCACAATTGATCAATTCGAAGTTCGGCAACAATGAAGTGTATGTTAAAAGAGGTATAGCTTATTATCAAACCAAAGATTATGACAAAGCATCTGCTGATTTTGACGATGCGGTTAAAGCCAGAATCGATAGCCCCGAACTTTACGGATATCGAGGACTAACAAAATATGAGCAGAAAGATTATCAGGGAGCAGCCAGCGAGTTGGAAAAGGCTGCTAATATGGGCTTTAATAAGCCTGAGGGTTTATTTAATCTTGGGAATGCTAAATTCCGGTTAGACAGTTATCAGGACGCCATAAAATACTATGATCAGGCCGAAAAAGCGGGCTATAGTAATGCTACATTATTTAATAATAGGGGTAAAGCTAAGTTTACTTTAAAAAATTATGATGCGGCCGTTCAGGATTATAATAAAGCGTTGGCTGTTGATGCTAAATACGATAAAGCTTTGGAGAACCGGGCAGAGGCATATTATGAATTAAAAAAGTGGAAAGAAGCCGCTGAAGATTATGATGCATTGATAAAATCAGGAAAAGTAACAGATGAGAACTTTGCCAGGCGGGGTATAGCCTTATATCAATTGAAAAATTACGACGAGGCGGCAAAGGATCTGGAAAGTGCGATCCAAAGGGGCAGTAAGATACCTGAACTGACCTATTACCTCGGCAATATCTATTTTGAGAAGAAAGATTATAAAAAGTCGGCACTTTACTATGAGCAGGCCCAGCGAGCCAATGCGGAAGTTGCTGATCTTAATGCAAAGCTCGGACAGGCATACTTTCTTAGTGATAATTACTCTGCGGCAGAAACTACCTTTACTACTGCGATCAATAAAGGGAACAATGATCCGGCAAATTACCTGTATCGCGGCTTGGCAAGGTATGAGTTAAAGGATGATAATGGGGCCTATCAGGATCTGAAACAAGCCACTGACAAAGGGCAAAAAAACTACAAAGCCTTTTACTATCTGGGGAACTTACAGTTTAAGCAAGAAGAATATCATTTGGCAGAAGCCAGCTACGATAAAGCTATTGCTATTGAAGCTGACGACCCCGTAATATTTAACAATCGAGGAAAATCAAAATTTAACCTTGATAAGCATCAGGAAGCCCTTAAAGACTATAATCAGGCACTATCTCTCAAAGCAGATTATGATAAAGCGCTTGAGAATAGAGCTGAGGCATTTTTCAAACTGGAGAAGTGGCAGGAGGCAGTAAATGATTACGATGCGCTGATCAAAGCCGGCAAAGTAACAGACGAAAATTTTGCCAGAAGGGGTATAGCAATGTACAAGCAGGGCAAGTATGATGACGCCATAAAGGACCTGGAGAGTGCGGTGCAAAGAGGAAGTAAAATTCAAGAGCTGACTTACTACCTGGGTAATGCATGGTTTGCCAAAGAGGACTATAAGAAAGCCTCTCTTTATTATGAGCAGGCTCAGCGTGCTGGCGTTGTTGCCTCTGACCTGAGTGCCAAATTAGGAAAATCGTACTTTCTTAATAAGAACTGCAACGCGGCCGAAACCACATTGTCAGATGCCATAAGTAAAGGCAGCGCTGATGTAGACAGCTACCTGTACCGGGGTTTGGCAAGGTATGAGTTGAAGAATGAGGACGGAGCCATAGCCGATCTGCAACAGGCTATATCCAAGGGAGTTAAGGATTATAATGCATATCATTACCTGGGTAATCTGCAATTTAAAAAAGAGGAATACGCAAATGCTGTAGCCAGTTATGATAAAGCCATCTCGCTTGATGCTTCTGACGCTGTAGTTTTTAATAACCGGGGTAAAGCTAAATTCAACCTACAGAAGTATAATGAGGCTATTGCTGATTTTGATAAAGCCCTCGCTCTCCAGGGAGATTACAGCAAGGCACTGGAAAACCGGGCAGAAGCAAAGTTTGCGGCCAAAGACTGGCCGGGAACTATTGCGGATTATGAAGCTATTAAAAAATCAGGAGGTTCGGATGCCGGTATTTATGAAAAAACAGGTATAGCCCGTTTTAATACCGGTGATTTTCAGGGAGCTGTTACTGACCTGAAGTCGGCCGTTCAAAGAGGTGCCACTGGTGATGACCTGAACCTGAAACTTGGTATAGCACTATATAAGACAGGAGGAAACAAAGAGGCTTACTCTTATTTACAAAAAGCCGAAGAAGCCAGTCTTGCCACTCCACAGGTTTATGAGATGTTGGGAGTATCGGCCTATGGTAACAAGAGCTTTGGCAAGGCTGATGAATATATAACGAAGGCATTGGATGGAGGTGTAAAAAGCAATGATCTCTACAAGTATCGTGGTGCGGCAAGATACGCTACAAACAATGTAGAGGGAGCATTTGAAGATTTTAAAAGGGCGGAGTCTCTGGGGTCTGCGGATTACGAGACGTTTAAGTCATTAGGTGATATATACTATTCACGAAATGAACTGGAAAATTCAATTGCCGCCTATAATAAAGCGGTTGCTGTAAAAGCTGATGATCCGGTGGTGTTAAACAACAGAGGTAAGGCCAAGCTTCTTCTCAAGAACCACCAGGGAGCCGTTGATGATTTTGATAAGGCTATCGCCTTGAAATCGGATTATGGAAAAGCCTTGCTCAACCGTGGAACTGCCCGATTTGAACTTAAAAATTACTCCGGAGCAATAGCAGATCTGGAAAAAGCCAAGGAAGCCTCAGGGCAAAGCAAAGAGGTGGTTAAAATGCTGGGATTGGCCTATTACGAAACTGGGAATAAAAAAGAGGCGGAAAAGTACCTCGATAAGGCCATTCAGGAAGGTTCTAAGGATGCACAGGTATACGTGTATAGCGGTTTGCTAAGCTATGATCAGGGTGATTTTAAAAAAACGGCTGGATATCTGGATAAAGCGGAAGAGCTTGGAGAAAAATCTCCCGCGATATATGAAAAAAGAGGTCTTGCCAAGTATAATTTGAAAAATTATCAGGGAGCGGTGGATGACCTTACCCGCGCTGAGAAATCGGGAGTGGCAAATGCAGACCTGTATGCGAAAGTAGGTATAGCGCAGTATGAGCTAAAAAATTATGAAGAGGCAGCAGGCAATTTGCAAAAGGCAGTCTCCAAAGGGTCGAAAGAAAATGAAGTTTACTACAACTTAGGTAATGCACAATTCAGGCTCGAACAGTATGATCAGGCCATTAAGAGCTATGACCAGGCTATAGCTCTGGGAGCTGGAGACGAGCTGGTTTACAACAATAGAGGGAAAGCTAAAATGCTAACCAATAAACTGTCAGAGGCAATTGGTGACTTTGATAAGGCCCTTCAGGTTAAGCCAGAGTATAATGTTGCTTTGCTCAATAGAGGTACCGCTAAATACCTTTCAAAGGACTACAAAGGAGCCATAGCTGATTTGAATAAAATTATAGATGCTAACCAGGGAGGTAAAGAAGAGTATCTGTACCTGGGGGTATCGAAATTCCAGACTCAGGATTATGATGGTGCACTCACCGCTCTGGATAAAGCCCATTCTTTAGGTATAAATGATATGTTGCTTTATTATGGTTTGGGTAATGCTCAATATTATAAGGGAGACTTTGAAAAAGCTGTAGCTAATCTTGAGAAGGCCATCCAGATGGGAGCAGAAGATGTGCAGACTTATGCTAATAAAGGTGCTGCCGAATATAAACTGGAAAAGTATCAAGCTGCTGCTACAGACCTTAAAAAGGCCGTGGAGATGGGAGCTTCTGAGGCAGAAGTATTCCATAACCTGGGCCATTCACTATATGAATCAAATGATTTTGAGGGAGCTGTTTCTGCATTGAATAAAGCCATTAGTGCCAAAAGCGATTATGGCTCGGCATATTTTCACAGGGGAAATGCCAGGTTCAGGCTTAAAAATTATGAAAGTGCTATTAAGGACTATGATGAGGCGATCGCAAAAGGTGTGAAAAACCCAGTTATTTTTAATAACAAGGGCAAGGCCTACCAGTTAGCAGATAACCTGGATCAGGCCATTGATAGTTATACCAAAGCCATTGAAGTTGATGGTAACTACGCGAGAGCTTATGAGAACAGAGGCAAGGCCAGCTTCATACAGGAAAAGTATGAGGCGGCAGCTAAGGATTTATCCAGGTATGAAAAACTAGAGGAAAAGCCTGATGGAGAGACTATATTTTACTTAGCAGAATCATATTACCATATGCAGGAATATGTGAGAGCCCTGTCCTATTTTGACAAAACCATTGAGGCAGGTAATAAAAGTGGTGAAACTTACCAGCACAGAGCAAGGACGCTGATGGAAACACAGGACTATGAAGGGGCTATAGCCGACCTGCAAAATGCGCTGAATGCAGGTAAGAAAGATGCATCAGTGTATATGGATCGCGCACGAGCCAATCTTTATTTGGGAAATATACGTGCTGCATCCAATGATCTTGACGATGTTATATCGAAAGATCCTGATAATGCAGATGCATATTATAACCGGGCATACCTAAAGGAGGAGGCTGAAGATTACGAAGGTGCCATAAGTGATTACGCAAAGGTGGTAAAGCTTACCCCGGAAGACGATGCCGCACATTTTCATCTTGCGAATGTTACCGTATCATCAGGTAACGTGGGTGGAGCACTGGAGTCAATCAATAAAGCTATTGAGTTAAATGGCAAAGAGGCATCTTACCACAAAGTAAAAGGCAATATTTTATACCAGCTTGATCGCGGGGGAGAAGCCTGTGAGAGCTGGAGGACAGCAGTAGAACTTGGAGATAAAAAAGCTTCCTATTTTATTGGTCAGTACTGTAATTAAAAGAAGTCATAAAGTTATTTTCACATATGCCCGGTAGCCGTAAGTTTGCCGGGCACTATGTTTAGAAATTCTGTTACCTGGACCTTCCTTTACGTATATACCTCTACCAGATAATACTTTATCATGATTAAACTTTTTATTCCTTTTTTCTTCGTTTTTAATACTGAAATGCCGGAAACCATATCAGGGAAAGTGATACGTGTAATCGACGGAAATACCATAGAGATTCTTGATTCGGAGAAGGAGATTGTTAAGATAATGCTCAGCGAAGTTGACTGTCCGGAGTCCGGGCAGGAATTTGCAGAGGAAGCTAAGAAATTCACCGAGAAACTTACATTAAAGAAAAGAGTTATGGTTGAACTTAAGGGCAAGGACCGATGGGGGAATAAGCTTGGACAGGTAACTTTAAACAATGGAAAACTGCTGCATCATGAGCTGTTAAAAAATGGCTTGGCCTGGGCCAGAGAAGAGAGCAACGAGGTGCTGGCAAGCTTACAGCAGGCTGCCAGAACAAATAAAAGTGGCTTATGGATAAATGAGGACCCTACACCTCCCTGGATTTACAGAAGACAACAAACCATGATGGCTCCCAAAGGTCGATAACCTATATTTGAACATATCTGTAGCTTAGCAGTTTATTGTAGTCAAGCACAATAAAAAGTATTAATTTTCAGTTTTATAGACTGAATGAATAAAAGAGATTGTTATGAGATTTGTGTTAGTCATTCTGATATGTCTTTTAGGTGCTAGCTTTAATGCTAATGCGCAGAAAGCCAAGAAGTCTAAAGATAAACAACAACCCGTTGATAATGCATTTGAACCCTTTGCTCCTGAAGAAGTAAAGGCCCCTATTAGGAAAAGTAGCAAAAAAAGTAAAAAGTCCTACAGTACCAAGTACAACAAGACGCTCGAAGAAAAGAGAGAAGAGTTTGCCAAACGCATGGAAGCTAATGCCAAAAAGGAGCGAAAAATGCAGAGGCAAATGGAGAAACCTCAATATTCTGATCCCTCATATTTTGGACACAAAAACAAACCCAAAAAGCGTAAGCCGAGTAAGAGGAAATTTTGTAAAGAGTGTGGCATCGTCCATTAATATAGACTAGCATACAAAAAAATGATACATTGAACTTGCGGGGAGCAATGTTTAACGGTACCTATTTCTTATCTTAGATTCAATGAATAACCTCAATCGATTCATTGAACAAACCAATCTGAAACCAACTTTCGTTGCCGGAGATGTTGATATGCTTGTAAATCAGGCTGTTGAGAATAATTTCTTAGGTATATGCGTCCCTCCTTTTTGGGTTAAAAAAGCTAGCAGAGAGATTGGCAACAGAGATGTTCAGTTGGTAACAGTTATTGGTTTCCCGTTGGGGTATAACATGACAGAAACAAAAATCCAGGAGATAGAACTGGCTATGAGGGATGGTGCTGATGAACTGGATATTGTCATGAATATATCTTCCTTCAAAACCGGATTACCGTGGACGAAAATTGAATTGGCCAAATGTAGTAACCTTATCCATGATAGTTATAAGCTGGTAAAGGTTATTATAGAAACGGCTTATTTATCTTTAAAGGAGATAGAAACAGCATGCAAAATATGTGCGGATGCAGGAGTTGATTTCGTGAAAACTTCAACCGGTTTTGCCGGAGAAGGAGCTAAAGTTGAGCATATAGAGCTAATGCGCAAAATATTACCTTCAAATGTTGGAATAAAGGCCTCGGGAGGTATCAAAACCTATCAGCAGGCCGTAGAGCTTGTGATGGCCGGGGCTGATAGAATAGGTACATCTTCCGGAGTGGAAATATTGGCCGAAGCAAAGTAAACAAAAAACTATGGAGCACTTTAACATCAAGGTTTTAGGCAAGGTGCAGGGGGTTTTTTACAGAGTGCATACGCGTAAAAAGGCCTATGACCTGGGCATCACAGGTTATGTGCGCAATGAACCCGACGGTAGTGTATACATTGAAGCGGAGGGACGACTTGACAAACTTAATGAGTTTGTATCATGGTGCAGGATCGGCCCTGATAAAGCAAAAGTAGAGGAAGTACAGGTTAAATCTTCAGGCGAACTTAGGAAGTTCACCAAGTTCGAAATAGAACGCTAAATGAGTTGAAATATTCAGGAGGTTTTAGGCTAAGCGATTTTCATCTTAATGATACCCTTATACTTATAGATCTTGAGTTCAAAATGCTGATGAATGAAAGCTCTCATTCTGTTCTCGGCAAGCTCCGCCTTGCGACCTTCAGGGTAAAAAACCGTAAGCTCGAGCACTGCTTTTAAAAAGTTAGGTCGCAGACAAAAATCCACCAGCCACTCCTCATATGTGGTAATCCAGTCGGCTGTATATTTATCATAATGATCTTTTCCGTCAAAAAGAAACTCCAGCTGATTATTGCCATGTTTATATCGGTAAACACCGGCAAGGTTGCGGTAAAATTCCTCTAGACGATCAGTGAACTCAGTTTTATGAGCTTTAATACGCTTTACTGTGTCGTCTTCGAGCCCGAGCGGATTAAACTGATCCAGATAAAACTTCTTAGCAAAATCTATTAAATACACGATAAGATGCTGCTCCATATCAAGCTGCGCCTTTTCAAGTATATAGTTTTTATCCAGCGGAAAATATTTCTGAATCATTATTAAATATTTGAATGGACAAATATAATAGTTTCTTTGCAAGTATGAGATTAAAAAAACAGAAATGATCGTATAATTGAGGGGATTATATTACATCACTCTTTGATGGAAAGTACATAAATCCTATTTTACTTATAAGACTTAACCATATGCGACAGTTACTGATTATTTCGTGCCTTGTCCTGTTTAGTGCCTACAGCTATGCCCAGGAAGGTGCTTACCAGATTGACGTTACAAAATTAGATAGTGGTCTATACCTTTACCGCTCCTATGCTCAATATGAGGGTAATAAGGTGTCGGCCAATGGGCTCATCGTGGAAGCAAATGATAGCGTTGTGGTGATTGATTCGCCCTGGGACAACGATCAAACTACGCAGTTGCTTGACTGGATAGAAGTTGAAATAGGTAAACCGGTTGCCGCAGTAGTGATCACCCATGCCCATAACGACAGGATCGGAGGAATAGCTACCCTTCATGAAAGGAATATAAAAACAGTAAGTAGCCAGCTTACAAAAGTATATGCGCTGAAACGTGGTTTTGAGGCACCCAGGAAAATATTCGAAAAGGAAATAACACTGAGTTTGGGAGACTATGTAGTTAATGTATTTTACCCCGGGGCCGGGCATACGGTTGATAATACAGTAGTTTATATTGCTCCTTTCGATGTGCTTTACGGAGGGTGTTTTATTAAAAGTAGCGGGGCCAGGGATCTGGGTAATATCGAGGATGCTGACCTTGACTCATGGGCGAATAGTATTCAAAACATGCGAAAACGCTTTCCGGTACCTAAAATGGTTATTCCAGGACATGGTGATCATGCGCCGGGTGCCATAGAAAATACTCTGAAGCTACTGAGTTATAAGTAGACTATTGAAGAGGTGAGTTCTCCTCCTTTGCCATTACATTATAAACCATCTTATCCATCAGGCCGGGAAACCATTTGTTGAGAAAAACAGTCATTTTACCTTGAGCAGTCAGGATCAGGTGCTTTTTTCTCTTTTTGGTGGCTTTGTAAATGTGATTGGCACACTCCTCGGCTGTCATCATTTTTTCTTCTTTCCGGGGAGACTCGCCTTGCTGAGAGCCATCCGCCGTAAGCGAAGATTTTCTGATATTAGATGCAGTAAAACCCGGACAGGCTGTTAATACATGGACGCCCTTTTTAAGCATCTCAGTTCTTAGTACTTCAAGAAAACCTTGCAAGGCAAATTTTGAAGCCGAGTAGCCTGTTCTGCCCGGAAGGCCACGAAATCCGGCGATTGAAGAAATTCCGATCACTGAACCTTTGTTTTCCAATATAGATGGCAGACAATATTTGGTTGCATAAAGTACACCATAGAAGTTGATGTCCATTACCTGCTTTACCACATTCAGGTCTACATCTTCAAACAGGGCTCTCATGGATATGCCGGCATTATTGATCAGAATGTCAATCCTGCCATAGCGCTGCAGGGCCTCTTCTGCCATTCGCTTGTTATCCTCTTCCTTACTCACATCCGACTGAAAACCTATTGCCTCAATACCCTGATCCTTAAGCTCTGTTACAGCCTGGTCTAATGGCTCTTTTTTTCTGCCCGTGATCATAATCTTTGACCCGTTTTTACCAAAAACTTCAGCAAGAGCCTTCCCTATTCCGGAAGATCCGCCAGTTATTATTACTACTTTATTATGCATGGTACAATTTGGTTTATGGGTATTGAGCAAGGGATTTCCTGCCTGCCAAAAAAATGGCGAAGTTAAGTACTGCTAAAATAATAGATTAAGTTTTATTTAACCCATCTTTTGCAGAATTGCCTATTTTTGGCTGATTTTAAA
This region of Fulvivirga ulvae genomic DNA includes:
- a CDS encoding SDR family oxidoreductase — translated: MHNKVVIITGGSSGIGKALAEVFGKNGSKIMITGRKKEPLDQAVTELKDQGIEAIGFQSDVSKEEDNKRMAEEALQRYGRIDILINNAGISMRALFEDVDLNVVKQVMDINFYGVLYATKYCLPSILENKGSVIGISSIAGFRGLPGRTGYSASKFALQGFLEVLRTEMLKKGVHVLTACPGFTASNIRKSSLTADGSQQGESPRKEEKMMTAEECANHIYKATKKRKKHLILTAQGKMTVFLNKWFPGLMDKMVYNVMAKEENSPLQ